From Geomonas agri, one genomic window encodes:
- a CDS encoding PAS domain S-box protein produces MKRISPRQSVRGRLLLLAIGVELVMLTLLVANSHRLLNNAMTDQARWQVQQMMPVLSAALKAPLAQRDYATMQAIVDESRATEGIDYVVVADREGRMVALSGWNRDQKLPQESKPLSLVKFSTTDRYDGVMPINQSGQHLGSLHMGLNLSRVISARHTLLTQGVVIATVELVLSFVILALIGLWLTRHLTALATASLQVASGNLSPAPLHEGKDDMGQLGAAFNLMSRAISERVSELTAAKEAAEASERAKSKSEMRLRAITDSANDAILMMDAAGAVSYWNPAACRIFGYCDDDVMGKDLHELLAPKRYHYAFRSSFAKFRENGMGNAMGRTIEVFARRKDGREIPVSLSLSAVVLDHEWHSVGILHDISAQKQAEQELREAKEKAEASEHEKSESEERLKLVLDGSNDGFWDWDVPSGRIAINRRWAEILGYSLDDFPDPTVKDWEDKVDPEHKEHAFQAVSRCLEGETPNFEVEYRMRTKSGGLVWILDRGKVVERGADGKPVRCAGTHTNITVRKETEALLHQNALRLEQEVAERQLTQELLAAKQDQLEMLNLSLRQRVDEAVTELRQKDQVLISQGRQAAMGEMIGNIAHQWRQPLNALAMVVSNLQFAQRDGTLTPDYLDTEAATAQRLIQKMSTTINDFRDFFSPDKEKVPFSALQQIEQAVQLVEAAFKNSNISIILDAGNDCTLYGLPNEYSQVLLNLLTNARESIAGAGVRHGGITISIEEQGGMGVVRVRDNGSGIPAEVQDKIFEPYFSTKSMGTGIGLYMSKMIIEKNMSGSLTAGNVEGGAEFAIKTPLAERKP; encoded by the coding sequence GTGAAGAGGATCTCGCCGCGCCAAAGCGTACGGGGGCGCCTGCTGCTCCTCGCCATCGGCGTGGAACTGGTCATGCTCACCCTTTTGGTGGCCAACAGCCACCGCCTGCTGAACAACGCCATGACCGACCAGGCGCGCTGGCAGGTGCAGCAGATGATGCCGGTCCTGAGCGCCGCGCTCAAGGCCCCACTGGCCCAGCGCGACTACGCCACCATGCAGGCCATCGTTGACGAAAGCCGTGCCACCGAGGGGATCGACTACGTCGTAGTGGCCGACCGGGAGGGACGAATGGTCGCCCTCAGCGGCTGGAACAGGGACCAGAAGCTGCCGCAGGAGAGCAAACCGCTCTCACTGGTAAAATTCAGCACCACCGACCGCTACGACGGCGTCATGCCCATCAACCAGAGTGGCCAGCACCTGGGCAGCCTGCACATGGGGCTTAACCTCTCCCGGGTGATCTCTGCCCGACACACTCTGCTCACCCAGGGGGTGGTGATAGCGACAGTAGAACTCGTGCTCTCGTTCGTCATCCTCGCCTTGATCGGACTGTGGCTCACCCGGCATCTGACCGCTCTGGCGACCGCGAGCCTGCAGGTGGCCTCCGGAAACCTCTCTCCCGCTCCCCTGCACGAAGGGAAGGATGACATGGGGCAACTGGGGGCTGCTTTCAACCTGATGTCGCGGGCCATCTCCGAGCGGGTCAGCGAGTTGACCGCTGCCAAGGAAGCCGCCGAAGCGAGTGAGCGGGCCAAATCAAAAAGCGAAATGAGGCTGCGCGCCATCACGGATTCGGCCAATGACGCCATCCTGATGATGGACGCCGCCGGCGCAGTCAGCTACTGGAATCCCGCCGCTTGTCGTATCTTCGGCTACTGCGATGACGACGTCATGGGCAAAGACTTGCACGAACTGCTCGCACCGAAACGCTACCATTACGCCTTCCGGTCCAGTTTTGCCAAGTTCAGGGAGAACGGTATGGGAAACGCCATGGGCAGAACCATCGAGGTTTTCGCCAGGCGCAAGGACGGCCGCGAGATCCCCGTGTCGCTCTCGTTATCCGCTGTGGTGCTGGACCACGAGTGGCACTCGGTCGGGATATTACATGACATTTCCGCGCAAAAGCAGGCGGAACAGGAACTAAGGGAGGCCAAGGAGAAGGCCGAGGCAAGCGAGCATGAGAAGTCCGAGAGCGAGGAGCGCCTCAAACTGGTCCTGGACGGCAGCAACGACGGTTTCTGGGACTGGGACGTCCCCAGCGGACGCATCGCCATCAACCGGCGCTGGGCGGAGATACTGGGATACTCACTGGACGACTTCCCGGACCCAACAGTAAAGGACTGGGAAGACAAGGTGGACCCGGAGCACAAGGAGCACGCCTTCCAGGCAGTAAGCCGGTGCCTCGAAGGCGAGACACCCAACTTCGAAGTCGAGTACCGGATGCGCACCAAGTCCGGCGGGTTGGTGTGGATCCTGGACCGCGGCAAGGTGGTGGAACGTGGAGCCGACGGCAAACCGGTGCGCTGCGCCGGGACCCACACCAACATCACCGTCAGAAAGGAAACGGAGGCACTGTTGCACCAAAATGCGCTGAGGCTGGAGCAGGAGGTGGCCGAGCGTCAACTCACTCAGGAACTGCTGGCCGCGAAACAGGACCAACTGGAGATGCTGAACCTCTCCCTGCGGCAGCGCGTGGACGAAGCGGTGACCGAACTGCGCCAGAAGGACCAGGTGCTTATCTCGCAAGGCCGTCAGGCCGCGATGGGCGAGATGATCGGCAACATCGCGCACCAGTGGCGCCAACCCCTGAACGCGCTGGCCATGGTGGTCAGCAACCTGCAGTTCGCCCAGCGCGACGGCACTCTCACCCCCGATTACCTTGATACGGAGGCGGCTACCGCGCAGCGCCTGATACAGAAAATGTCCACCACCATAAACGATTTCCGCGACTTTTTTAGCCCCGACAAGGAGAAGGTTCCCTTCTCTGCCCTGCAGCAGATCGAGCAGGCGGTGCAACTCGTGGAAGCTGCGTTCAAGAACAGCAACATCTCCATCATCCTGGACGCAGGCAACGACTGCACCCTCTACGGATTGCCCAACGAATACTCGCAGGTGCTATTGAACCTGCTAACCAACGCACGCGAGTCCATAGCCGGCGCCGGGGTAAGGCATGGCGGCATCACCATTAGTATCGAGGAGCAAGGAGGAATGGGGGTGGTCCGGGTGCGTGACAACGGCAGCGGCATTCCAGCGGAAGTGCAGGACAAGATCTTCGAGCCCTACTTTTCCACCAAGAGCATGGGGACGGGTATTGGCCTCTATATGTCCAAGATGATCATTGAAAAAAACATGAGCGGATCGCTAACGGCAGGTAATGTCGAGGGCGGCGCCGAGTTTGCCATCAAGACCCCGCTTGCGGAGAGAAAGCCATGA
- the htpG gene encoding molecular chaperone HtpG, with protein MAKTVKKFETEVQQLLDLVIHSLYSNKEIFLRELISNASDAIDKIKFESHSNMELLEGNADWKIKLHADKEAGTLTITDNGIGMSMDEVADNIGTIAKSGTKNFVAALKEQNLADNPELIGQFGVGFYASFMVADKVVLTTRRAGEKQYGCRWESTGDGSYSIEECEKETRGTEIVLHMKDDMKEFLDEWKIRSIVKKYSDYVQYPVVMDITRSEPVKDAEGNVIEGGGTIDKTTEETLNSMKAIWTRPKSEITEEEYEEFYKHISHDYDKPLSTIHYSAEGVSEFKAIVYIPSHKPFDLFLRDHKKGVHLYVKRVYITDNCEALLPDYLRFIKGVVDSSDLPLNVSREILQEDVQIKRIQKSLVGKVLSTLAEMKEKNLDDYLKFYGEFGPVLKEGIHFDYANKEKLQDLLLFESSKTEKGKFVSLKEYVERMPEGQKEIYFITGMSRDSVENSPYMEALRKKDYEVIYMTDPVDEWVVQAIHEYQEKHLKAIDRGDLELDTEEEKKEKEAKKEEAKKEFGGVMEYIQETLKDRVKEVRLSSRLTESACCLVADEMGLNANMEKILKAMNQEVPEGKRILELNPEHQIMQVMTAMFEKDKNNPKLADYSELLFDQALLTEGSPIKDPLRFTKLVSELMVVGGK; from the coding sequence ATGGCCAAAACCGTCAAGAAGTTCGAGACCGAGGTCCAGCAGCTTTTGGACCTGGTGATCCACTCCCTCTACTCCAACAAAGAAATCTTCCTCCGGGAGCTCATCTCCAACGCGTCTGACGCCATTGACAAGATAAAGTTCGAATCCCACTCCAACATGGAACTGCTGGAAGGGAACGCGGACTGGAAGATCAAGCTGCACGCCGACAAGGAAGCCGGCACCCTCACCATCACTGACAACGGTATCGGCATGAGCATGGACGAGGTCGCCGACAACATTGGCACCATCGCCAAGTCCGGCACCAAGAACTTCGTTGCCGCTCTCAAGGAACAGAACCTCGCCGATAATCCGGAGCTGATCGGCCAGTTTGGCGTCGGCTTCTACGCCTCCTTCATGGTGGCGGACAAGGTGGTCCTGACCACCCGCCGCGCGGGCGAGAAGCAGTACGGTTGCCGCTGGGAGTCTACCGGCGACGGCTCCTACTCCATCGAGGAGTGCGAAAAGGAGACCCGCGGCACTGAGATCGTGCTGCACATGAAAGACGACATGAAGGAGTTTCTGGACGAGTGGAAGATCCGCTCCATCGTCAAGAAGTACTCCGACTACGTGCAGTACCCGGTAGTGATGGACATCACCCGCTCCGAGCCGGTGAAAGACGCCGAGGGCAACGTCATCGAGGGTGGCGGTACCATCGACAAGACCACCGAGGAGACCCTCAACTCGATGAAGGCGATCTGGACCCGCCCCAAGAGCGAGATCACCGAGGAGGAGTACGAGGAGTTCTACAAGCACATCTCCCACGACTACGACAAACCGCTCTCCACCATCCACTACTCGGCGGAGGGGGTCAGCGAGTTCAAGGCCATCGTCTACATCCCGTCGCACAAGCCGTTCGACCTGTTCCTGCGCGATCACAAGAAGGGCGTGCACCTCTACGTGAAGCGGGTCTACATCACCGACAACTGCGAGGCGCTCTTGCCGGACTACCTGCGGTTCATCAAGGGCGTGGTTGATTCCTCCGACCTGCCGCTCAATGTCTCCCGCGAGATCCTGCAGGAGGACGTCCAGATCAAGCGCATCCAGAAGTCGCTGGTGGGCAAGGTCCTCTCCACCCTCGCCGAGATGAAAGAGAAGAACCTCGACGACTACCTGAAGTTCTACGGCGAGTTCGGGCCGGTGCTCAAAGAAGGGATCCACTTCGACTACGCCAATAAGGAGAAGCTGCAGGACCTGCTGCTGTTCGAGAGCTCCAAGACCGAGAAAGGTAAGTTCGTCTCCCTCAAGGAGTACGTCGAGCGCATGCCCGAGGGGCAGAAGGAGATCTACTTCATCACCGGCATGTCGCGCGACTCGGTCGAGAACTCCCCATACATGGAGGCCTTGCGCAAGAAGGACTACGAGGTCATCTACATGACCGACCCCGTCGACGAGTGGGTGGTCCAAGCGATCCACGAATACCAGGAGAAGCACCTGAAGGCAATCGACAGGGGCGACCTCGAGCTCGACACCGAGGAGGAAAAGAAGGAGAAGGAGGCCAAGAAGGAAGAGGCCAAGAAGGAATTCGGCGGCGTCATGGAGTACATCCAGGAGACCCTGAAGGACCGCGTCAAGGAGGTTCGCCTCTCCTCGCGCCTGACCGAGAGCGCCTGCTGCCTGGTGGCCGACGAAATGGGGCTCAACGCCAACATGGAGAAGATCCTGAAGGCGATGAACCAGGAGGTCCCCGAAGGAAAGCGTATCCTCGAGTTGAACCCCGAGCACCAGATCATGCAGGTCATGACCGCCATGTTCGAGAAAGACAAGAACAATCCCAAGCTCGCCGACTACAGCGAGCTGCTCTTCGACCAGGCTCTCTTGACCGAGGGCTCCCCGATCAAGGACCCGCTGCGCTTCACCAAGCTGGTAAGCGAACTGATGGTGGTCGGCGGCAAATAA
- a CDS encoding response regulator, with protein MTADIKPIATPQPTRKPLGEIFVERGLLTRASVDRLIAHAKSKNIRLGELLEVIGLVTPEELAEALAIQYRVRKIVDFAKYSYSPNVLKLIPLEMAVKHSIFPLKLDDGRLGLAVADPTTDSLFASIAAEHNLKLVLYVSTRLEINRAIARHYLGQTIAGPASKSILLVEDDQLSREMVAKILTRQGYAVETAIDGMDAFSKIFTLKPKLVITDKVMPKLGGYEFLFAIKNIPEFRYMPVILMTAAATPDEEKEALEKGFFDFVLKPVKEIGLLTRVKRAFASREALYGKTA; from the coding sequence ATGACCGCAGATATCAAACCGATAGCCACACCGCAACCTACCCGCAAACCCCTCGGGGAAATCTTCGTCGAGCGGGGGCTGTTGACCCGGGCCTCCGTGGACCGGCTGATCGCCCACGCCAAGAGCAAGAACATTCGTCTGGGTGAACTGCTGGAGGTGATCGGCCTGGTCACCCCGGAAGAACTCGCCGAGGCGCTTGCCATACAGTACCGGGTCCGGAAGATCGTCGACTTCGCCAAGTACAGCTATTCTCCCAACGTGCTTAAGCTGATTCCGCTCGAGATGGCGGTCAAGCACAGCATCTTCCCGCTGAAGCTCGACGACGGCCGCCTCGGCCTCGCGGTGGCCGATCCGACCACGGACAGCCTTTTCGCCTCCATCGCCGCCGAACACAACCTGAAGCTGGTGCTCTATGTTTCCACGCGCCTGGAGATCAACCGGGCCATAGCGCGCCATTACCTCGGGCAGACTATCGCCGGCCCCGCCAGCAAATCTATCCTCCTGGTCGAGGACGACCAACTCTCCCGCGAGATGGTGGCCAAGATCCTCACCCGGCAGGGGTATGCCGTAGAGACCGCCATCGACGGTATGGATGCCTTCAGCAAGATCTTTACGCTGAAGCCCAAGCTGGTGATCACTGACAAGGTCATGCCCAAGTTGGGCGGCTATGAGTTCCTGTTCGCCATCAAGAACATACCTGAGTTTCGCTACATGCCCGTGATCCTGATGACCGCCGCCGCTACCCCGGACGAGGAGAAGGAAGCCCTGGAGAAGGGGTTCTTCGATTTCGTGCTTAAGCCGGTCAAGGAGATTGGCCTCCTCACCAGGGTGAAGCGGGCTTTTGCCAGCAGAGAGGCCCTGTACGGCAAGACCGCCTGA
- a CDS encoding 3'-5' exonuclease family protein: MKTPKTLIILRERYFAFALKVVDLIVRFKRTTEKMFLSWEKWVKPEGDIALEKLLSRFPRYLTPPSGSVRCGPGWYPLVWDLCTAIEAMEHLAMPRIGHFKAEERLGGLFVRIGSRSAIVKELAKDIEHKATAICSECGAPGSLQLGHGFAKTLCPVHAKKRKPQKAKPVPISPELAAGEPLLLFLDTEFTDFDYPQLISIGLVSESGESYYAELANGWSPEGCSPFVTANVVPQLTGGDFFQERSYARRRLAEWLLSFAAPVRVVCDAPGFDWVLMVDLLGDSFPKNLYTVPIHYYSESFPGLFELLQKAHAEAYNEFPPHHALHDAEALREAWEVMKEHLHPAILKQYLKL, from the coding sequence ATGAAAACGCCAAAGACACTGATCATATTAAGAGAGCGCTATTTCGCCTTCGCACTGAAGGTGGTGGACCTCATCGTCCGTTTCAAGCGCACCACCGAGAAGATGTTCCTCTCGTGGGAGAAGTGGGTGAAGCCGGAGGGCGACATCGCGCTGGAAAAGCTGCTCTCCCGCTTTCCGCGTTACCTCACTCCCCCCTCCGGCAGCGTGCGCTGCGGTCCCGGCTGGTACCCGCTGGTGTGGGACCTGTGCACCGCCATCGAGGCCATGGAACACCTGGCCATGCCCAGGATCGGGCACTTCAAGGCAGAGGAAAGGCTCGGCGGCCTTTTCGTCAGGATCGGGTCTCGCTCTGCGATCGTTAAAGAATTGGCCAAGGACATCGAACACAAGGCAACCGCCATCTGCTCCGAGTGTGGCGCGCCGGGGTCGCTGCAACTGGGGCACGGCTTCGCCAAGACCCTCTGCCCGGTCCACGCGAAGAAGCGCAAGCCACAGAAGGCAAAACCGGTTCCCATCTCGCCGGAACTGGCTGCGGGCGAACCGCTGCTGCTGTTCCTCGACACCGAGTTCACGGACTTCGACTATCCGCAACTGATCAGCATCGGGCTGGTTTCCGAGAGCGGCGAGAGTTACTACGCCGAACTCGCCAACGGCTGGAGCCCCGAGGGTTGCTCGCCCTTTGTCACAGCAAACGTGGTGCCGCAGCTGACCGGCGGCGATTTCTTCCAGGAGCGGAGCTACGCCAGGCGCAGGCTTGCCGAGTGGCTTCTCTCCTTCGCGGCCCCGGTACGGGTGGTGTGCGATGCACCGGGTTTCGATTGGGTGCTCATGGTGGACCTCCTGGGGGACTCCTTCCCCAAGAATCTTTACACCGTCCCGATCCACTACTACAGCGAGAGTTTCCCCGGCCTGTTCGAGCTGTTACAGAAGGCCCACGCCGAAGCCTACAACGAATTCCCGCCCCACCATGCCCTGCATGACGCCGAGGCACTGCGCGAGGCATGGGAGGTCATGAAGGAGCACCTGCATCCAGCTATTTTGAAACAGTACCTGAAGCTGTAA
- a CDS encoding TPM domain-containing protein: MDLSHKSLAHDFFSLADKEAIRQAVARAESLSSGEIATMVVSESDRYREAEALGALLLSGFVGVVVAVLSHHVTIWTYIPVVVLLYFPVLFFLRRFPHLKLSFVGPRRLAEAVSERALVAFYQQGLYRTRMETGVLIFISLLERKVWIVGDRGIDAKIPPGYWKTLAERLAQGLRDGHGAQAVCEVVEACGSELQRHFPRREDDRNELSDDIIIS; this comes from the coding sequence ATGGACCTTTCGCACAAATCATTAGCTCACGACTTCTTTAGCCTGGCAGACAAAGAGGCCATCAGGCAGGCGGTGGCCCGTGCGGAGTCCCTCTCCAGCGGCGAGATCGCGACCATGGTGGTCTCCGAGAGCGATCGCTACCGCGAGGCAGAAGCGCTGGGAGCACTGCTTCTTTCCGGCTTCGTAGGCGTGGTGGTCGCCGTGCTTTCGCATCACGTTACCATCTGGACCTATATCCCCGTGGTCGTTCTGCTCTATTTCCCGGTGCTCTTCTTCCTGCGGCGCTTCCCGCACCTGAAGCTTTCCTTCGTCGGTCCCAGGCGGCTGGCCGAGGCGGTGAGCGAACGGGCACTGGTGGCCTTCTACCAACAGGGACTGTACCGGACCCGGATGGAGACCGGGGTGCTGATCTTCATCTCGCTGTTGGAGCGCAAGGTCTGGATCGTTGGCGATCGGGGCATCGATGCGAAGATCCCACCGGGCTATTGGAAGACCCTTGCCGAAAGGTTGGCCCAGGGACTGCGTGACGGGCACGGCGCACAGGCGGTGTGCGAGGTGGTTGAGGCCTGCGGCAGCGAACTGCAGCGCCATTTCCCGCGCCGCGAAGACGATCGCAACGAACTTTCCGACGACATCATCATTTCCTGA
- the trpE gene encoding anthranilate synthase component I produces the protein MYCPDFATFQTLSAQGNLIPVYREILADLDTPVGAFKKIDDGRFGFLLESIEGGEKWGRYTFLGSSPAVVIRGKDNWVEIVEGGEVRRMEVSDPLNYVRDYMARYQPVEVVGIPRFFGGAVGYLGYDAVRHFESLPDQNPSLINTYDAYFIITDTIVIFDSLSQKIKVVSNAHLDGSASPEAAYAEAVNKIENLIERLKKPLPTSEKKPAQGKVELTSNVKREEFESWVTRAKEYVRSGDIIQVVLSQRFSGDLTVDPFDIYRVLRTLNPSPYMFFLRLDETMVVGASPEVMVRKEGEQVELRPIAGTRPRGATPAADEELAQDLLADPKERAEHVMLVDLGRNDLGRVCEIGSVKVSELMVIERYSHVMHIVSNVQGELAPGHDAFDVVRATFPAGTLSGAPKVRAMEIIDELEGVRREVYGGAVGYFSFSGNMDMAIAIRTLVIKDGKVHLQAGAGIVADSDPASEYLETVNKAKAVVKAIEMAERGID, from the coding sequence ATGTACTGCCCCGATTTCGCGACGTTCCAGACTCTATCCGCACAAGGCAACCTGATCCCGGTCTACCGGGAGATCCTGGCTGACCTGGATACCCCCGTGGGGGCCTTTAAGAAGATCGACGACGGCCGCTTCGGATTCCTGCTGGAGAGTATCGAGGGTGGCGAGAAATGGGGACGCTACACCTTTCTTGGTTCCTCGCCTGCGGTGGTCATCCGCGGCAAGGACAATTGGGTCGAGATCGTGGAAGGGGGCGAGGTGCGCCGCATGGAGGTGTCCGATCCCTTGAACTACGTGAGGGATTACATGGCGCGCTACCAACCGGTCGAGGTGGTCGGCATCCCGAGGTTCTTCGGCGGTGCGGTCGGCTACCTGGGCTATGACGCGGTGCGCCATTTCGAAAGCCTGCCGGACCAGAACCCGAGCCTGATCAACACTTACGACGCCTACTTCATCATCACCGATACCATCGTCATCTTCGACAGCCTGAGCCAGAAGATCAAGGTTGTCTCCAACGCGCATCTGGACGGGAGCGCGTCTCCCGAGGCCGCCTACGCCGAGGCGGTGAACAAGATCGAGAACCTGATCGAGCGTCTCAAGAAGCCGCTGCCGACGTCGGAGAAAAAGCCGGCGCAGGGGAAGGTGGAGCTCACCTCCAACGTGAAGCGCGAGGAGTTCGAGTCCTGGGTGACCCGCGCCAAGGAGTACGTCCGCAGCGGCGACATCATCCAGGTGGTGTTGTCCCAGCGTTTCTCCGGCGACCTCACCGTTGATCCCTTCGACATCTACCGCGTGCTGCGGACGCTGAACCCTTCTCCGTACATGTTCTTCCTGCGCCTGGACGAGACCATGGTGGTAGGTGCCTCGCCGGAGGTCATGGTGCGCAAGGAGGGAGAACAGGTGGAACTCAGGCCTATCGCCGGCACGCGGCCGCGCGGCGCCACCCCGGCCGCCGACGAGGAGCTGGCGCAGGATCTTCTTGCCGACCCCAAGGAGCGCGCCGAGCATGTCATGCTGGTTGACCTGGGGAGAAACGACCTGGGGCGTGTCTGCGAGATCGGCAGCGTCAAGGTTTCTGAGCTCATGGTGATCGAGCGTTACTCGCACGTGATGCACATCGTCTCCAACGTGCAGGGGGAACTGGCGCCCGGTCACGACGCCTTCGACGTGGTGCGCGCCACCTTCCCGGCGGGTACGCTGTCCGGCGCCCCCAAGGTGCGGGCCATGGAGATCATCGACGAGTTGGAAGGGGTGCGGCGCGAGGTCTACGGCGGCGCGGTCGGGTACTTCTCCTTCTCCGGCAACATGGACATGGCTATCGCCATCAGGACCCTGGTGATCAAGGACGGCAAAGTGCATCTGCAGGCCGGTGCCGGCATCGTGGCCGACTCAGATCCTGCTTCCGAGTATTTGGAGACTGTTAACAAGGCTAAGGCCGTGGTCAAGGCCATCGAAATGGCCGAGCGCGGCATCGATTAG
- a CDS encoding ATP-binding protein produces MSHLAPPPHGNLAGRRPSPAFAAALVPGGSHWQGDWLQLSIAGALFALVALVLGWIVRVKTRKQAQVEEELRRAKEELEQRVTERTEALHRANEQLKQELAERERAEDELRQGRNMLAQIIDTIPQFVFWKNRNSIYEGCNIVFARGAGLERPELIRGKSDYDLPWLAEETEAYRADDRSVMDSNTAKCHIIEQQLQANGERYWVDTTKVPLRDDSGAAIGVLGVYDNITERKTIEEARDRALAMLESLLAASPTGILVYDGESGDCVKANQAVADMVGASIEQMLAQNFRKIPSWEAMGVRQLADLVLADGQTRSREFSGSSTFGAALVSECFISRFEVEGKHHLMFIAVDMTERRRLEQENRLIEAQMLHVQKLESLGVLAGGIAHDFNNILMVVLGNADLALLRVPPDSPACENLIQIEQAASRAADLARQMLAYSGRGSFIIEKLDLNRVVQDMGPMLDVSISKKALLRYDFEADIPAISGDATQLRQVILNLVINASEAMEEGTGLISISTRRMYCDRTYLSESWIDDRLPEGCYVVLEVSDTGCGIDREVIPKIFDPFFTTKFTGRGLGMAAVLGIVRAHKGAIKVYSEKGKGSSFRLLLPCIDGAADLPAPPSEQSFWRGSGTVLLADDEESIRALASDMLQALGFSVKMACDGREAVELFTAGMDDIVCVLLDLTMPNLDGEQTFRALRALKPDVKVIMSSGYNEQEVSLKLAGAGLSGFIQKPYKVAEMSRKLSEVLGENTG; encoded by the coding sequence ATGTCACACCTCGCACCACCCCCCCACGGAAACCTTGCCGGCCGGCGGCCGTCGCCTGCCTTCGCTGCCGCATTGGTGCCCGGCGGATCCCATTGGCAAGGAGACTGGCTGCAGCTGTCAATAGCCGGAGCCCTGTTCGCACTGGTAGCGCTGGTACTAGGCTGGATCGTCCGGGTCAAGACCCGCAAGCAGGCCCAGGTCGAGGAGGAGTTGCGGCGCGCCAAGGAAGAGCTCGAGCAGCGGGTTACCGAGAGAACCGAGGCCCTTCATCGTGCCAACGAACAGTTGAAGCAGGAACTGGCAGAACGTGAGCGGGCCGAAGACGAGTTGCGGCAGGGGCGCAACATGCTCGCGCAGATCATCGACACCATCCCGCAGTTCGTCTTCTGGAAAAACAGGAACAGCATCTACGAAGGGTGCAATATCGTCTTCGCCAGGGGAGCCGGCCTGGAACGCCCCGAACTGATACGCGGCAAGAGCGACTACGATCTTCCCTGGCTGGCCGAGGAGACCGAGGCGTACCGTGCTGATGACCGCAGCGTCATGGACAGCAACACCGCCAAGTGCCACATCATCGAGCAGCAACTCCAGGCCAACGGCGAGCGTTACTGGGTCGACACGACCAAGGTGCCGCTTCGCGACGACAGCGGAGCTGCCATCGGTGTGCTCGGGGTCTACGACAACATAACCGAGAGAAAAACCATTGAGGAGGCGCGGGATCGGGCCTTGGCCATGCTGGAATCGCTGCTGGCCGCGTCGCCTACCGGGATCTTGGTCTACGACGGCGAGAGCGGCGATTGCGTCAAGGCGAACCAGGCCGTCGCGGATATGGTAGGCGCCAGTATCGAGCAGATGCTCGCACAGAACTTCCGCAAGATCCCTTCCTGGGAGGCAATGGGAGTTCGCCAGCTCGCTGATTTGGTCCTAGCCGACGGTCAGACCCGCAGCAGGGAGTTCTCAGGTTCTTCGACATTCGGAGCCGCCTTGGTATCGGAATGCTTCATTTCCCGCTTCGAGGTGGAGGGGAAGCACCACCTGATGTTTATCGCGGTTGATATGACCGAGCGCAGACGACTGGAACAGGAGAACCGCCTGATCGAGGCCCAGATGCTCCACGTACAGAAGCTTGAGAGTCTCGGGGTGTTGGCAGGCGGCATTGCACACGATTTCAACAACATCCTCATGGTCGTGCTTGGCAACGCGGACCTCGCGCTGTTGCGGGTACCACCCGATTCCCCCGCGTGCGAGAACCTGATCCAGATCGAGCAGGCCGCCAGCCGCGCAGCTGACCTGGCGCGCCAGATGCTGGCCTACTCCGGCCGGGGGAGTTTCATCATCGAGAAGCTTGACCTGAACCGCGTGGTACAGGATATGGGGCCGATGCTCGATGTCTCCATCTCCAAGAAGGCGCTGCTTCGTTATGACTTCGAGGCCGATATTCCTGCCATCAGCGGCGACGCCACGCAATTGCGCCAGGTGATCCTCAACCTGGTCATTAACGCTTCCGAGGCGATGGAAGAGGGGACCGGTCTCATTTCCATCAGTACCAGGCGCATGTATTGCGATCGCACTTACCTCTCCGAGTCGTGGATCGATGACCGTCTTCCCGAGGGATGCTACGTGGTGCTGGAAGTCTCCGACACCGGCTGCGGCATCGACCGCGAGGTCATTCCCAAGATCTTCGATCCCTTCTTCACCACCAAGTTCACCGGGCGCGGGCTGGGTATGGCGGCGGTGCTCGGCATCGTGCGGGCGCACAAGGGGGCAATCAAGGTCTACAGTGAGAAAGGGAAGGGGAGCAGCTTCCGCCTGTTGCTTCCCTGCATAGACGGCGCAGCTGACCTGCCTGCGCCTCCCTCCGAACAGTCCTTTTGGCGCGGCAGCGGTACGGTGCTGCTGGCCGATGACGAAGAAAGTATCCGGGCATTGGCAAGCGACATGCTCCAGGCCCTGGGCTTCAGTGTCAAGATGGCGTGCGACGGGCGCGAGGCAGTGGAGTTGTTCACAGCCGGGATGGACGATATCGTCTGCGTTCTGCTCGACCTGACCATGCCCAACTTGGATGGCGAGCAGACGTTCCGGGCTCTGCGTGCTCTCAAGCCTGACGTCAAGGTGATCATGTCCAGTGGCTACAATGAACAGGAGGTGAGTCTGAAACTTGCCGGTGCGGGGCTCTCAGGGTTCATCCAGAAGCCATATAAGGTGGCAGAGATGAGTAGGAAACTGTCAGAGGTACTGGGAGAAAATACTGGTTAA